In bacterium, the DNA window TGCAAAACGAACTCACCACCCCCATTCCGCAGCCAGTTGGTAGCAAACGTGTGCCGGAAGGTGTGAGCGGACCGGCGCGGTCCCTTCAATCCAGCTCGCCGACAGAGCTTGCAGATTGTCAGCTTGAGTCCGTCAAGTGTCATGGGGCGGCGCTCTTCACTCAGCCATAGGCTATCATAGCCATT includes these proteins:
- a CDS encoding site-specific integrase — its product is NGYDSLWLSEERRPMTLDGLKLTICKLCRRAGLKGPRRSAHTFRHTFATNWLRNGGGEFVLQQLLGHSTLTMTRRYVQSLNAEDAAAAHVKYSPVDNLLGSTSARRNAR